The Candidatus Neomarinimicrobiota bacterium sequence TCTCCTCTTTCTCTCACGCATCCTCTGCGATCAAGATACCTGAAGGTATTTTAGGATGTCTCCCTGAAAGATGCTATTCCCAAACGGTCTCCCTGGACCGCTCACAACAGAGGGTTCACCAGGACCATGTTTAGACTCCGCCCTGACCGCGCATACTATCTGGTTGTTTTTCTGGAGGGAGGGAAGTTGTGTTTTCCTGGTGAACGCAAGGAACAGATAGGTCATTTGTCGTTTAATCTTCCCCTTTTGACTCGTAAATTTGTCAGTCCTTCGCCATACTTCAGGACATGACAATGGTTTCCAAATTCGTCGCCATCCTCATCTTTCTTTGTCATATTCTTGCGGTCGCCTGTGTGGGAGAATCCAGGGGACCAAAGCTAGTGGTTTTTCTCGTTGTGGATCAAATGCGAAATGACTATCTGGACAGATTCACTGACCTTTACGAAGGGGGTTTCAGATACCTCCTGGACAACGGGCTTCGTCTTACGGAAACTTATCACGAGCATGCCTATACCGCAACTGCCGCCGGTCACCTTGTTCTCGCTTCAGGAGTTTTTCCTGGCACCGCCGGGATTATCTCAAATAGCTGGTACGTAAGGAAAGTGAAGGAGATGGTGTACTGTGTGGCGGATGAGAACGCGAGACCCTTGAGTGGATCCGGACCGGCAGTTTCTTACGAGAATGTTAACGCGTCCGCCCTGGGTGACTGGATCAAGTCATCATATCCTCGGTCAAAGGTGTTTGCCGTATCATCTAAGGACCGCTCGGCAATTCTCCTGGGAGGAAAGAATCCTGATGGAGTATTCTGGTTCGATTCAAATGCCGGGGAGTTCGTCTCCTCCGATTACTATATGGAAGAATACCCCGAGTGGTTCCGGGAATTGAATCGAGAGAAAACCATTGACAACTATGTGGGGAAAACCTGGATGAGACTTCTGGCCGATGAATCTGTTTATGTGGAAAGATCTCGAGAGGATGAATATCCTCCGGAAGGATCAGGCGAAGGCGAGGGTGATGGTTCAACATTTCCACACCATTATCCAGTGGAGACGGGTGAGGAACCTGTTCATTACTGGGCGCTGTGGGGAACTCCCTGGTTGGATGCTTTGACTCTGGAGCTGGCAGAGACCGTTATCCTGAAAGCAGATCTTGGAAAGGACGAGTATCCTGATCTTCTCGGTGTTGCTCTATCCGCTGCCGATGGTGTGGGACACCGGTATGGACCTTTCAGTCAGGAGACTATGGATATGTTTCTTCGCCTGGACAAGTTTCTGGCCGAATTCTTCAGTTTCTTGGATGAGAACGTTGGACTGGAGAATACCCTTCTCGTTCTTTCTTCTGATCACGGTGTCGCCATGTTGCCGGAATTTGCCGAGCAA is a genomic window containing:
- a CDS encoding alkaline phosphatase family protein; translated protein: MVSKFVAILIFLCHILAVACVGESRGPKLVVFLVVDQMRNDYLDRFTDLYEGGFRYLLDNGLRLTETYHEHAYTATAAGHLVLASGVFPGTAGIISNSWYVRKVKEMVYCVADENARPLSGSGPAVSYENVNASALGDWIKSSYPRSKVFAVSSKDRSAILLGGKNPDGVFWFDSNAGEFVSSDYYMEEYPEWFRELNREKTIDNYVGKTWMRLLADESVYVERSREDEYPPEGSGEGEGDGSTFPHHYPVETGEEPVHYWALWGTPWLDALTLELAETVILKADLGKDEYPDLLGVALSAADGVGHRYGPFSQETMDMFLRLDKFLAEFFSFLDENVGLENTLLVLSSDHGVAMLPEFAEQLGLDAGRIRTSMEVVIHKVEKTLEERWGAGEYIENSSSGCIYYNRNTMVNKGIAIPEVDSVVIPLLVKESWINDVHSRAEIEGGGNLDHIGQLWRNQYHPDLSGDLFLTFGENYIWKDPPGTGHGTPHGYDTHVPLILSGSAIESGTFHERLRTVDVAPTISHLLGIEYPGDIDGHPLDLSAFNKTVDSR